The DNA window GGTCTTCTATCTCCACGGTGGCACTTGACGTTGTTGAAGCTATTTCAATTCTCAAAGAGCTTTAACCATGTAAGCATTTGGGTTATTTGAGTTTGATTTTAAAATCTGAATGTCCTTCTATGGTTAATGTTTTAAAGGCTAAGCGTTGTGATGACTCCCATTTAGGTTCCAATATTAGAGATATCATTTtggatttttaataattttttttacgttCAATTTGTTCATTGTTCTAGGTTGGATAATAATGTTACTCACTCTTTAGCCGAGCTAGCATTAGTGGAGGAAGGACATAAAGTTTGGTAGCcttagtactttttttttttttttttggatttaagcgtatatattatattgtataacTTAGGACTTGAACCCAGAACTTTTAAGATACACATGCACTCTCTTATGACCACTTGAACTAGTCTCAAGTGATTAAGTAGCCTGAGTACTCTCATCGTAATTCATTAATGACATCTCCTTATCATTCTTTTTTCATGACAAGGCTCTGTcttaagatttttaattttgttaatattttttcttctaaaaaataaattatggcaCCACTTGCTTACATATTAGAGGGAGAGTACTTGTGCTCATTCTAAAAAGAAAAGATGCAACATTTCTTAGTCATGCCTTTGTTACCCATCACTCATGTATATCGTGTGTCACTATTTTGAAACCGAAAAATATATTATACTACAAATTTGTGTATCTTATGAAATCTTGACTAGTGGCTAGTTTAGAGTTTTTAATAATGTAATATTATATactatttgttttattattattactattattttttttttctaatttacggtttaagtttttaaagttttatgtgggttgctatacgatttttagttgcaatttaggttgctccACTAATTGCAATAGaaatttctatgtagaattccgtaaaaaaaaaaaaaaaacctattttaaattgtaaaaataaaaaatatccaTTTTCAATTAAATTGTTCATAAAAAAAGCAaaacttttaaataaataattattcttataaatAAGTTATCTTAATTAaaaggctaattaagatttttgctcCTGAACTTTGACGTGTAacaaatcatgcccctgaatTTTAAGGTCGTTGAAAAtgtccctgaactattgagattgttggatttaaggacttttttctaattttagtaaaaaagtgtaatatgaatgaaagttcaggggcataatttagtacatgtcaaggGACATGACTTGTTAGACATCAAAGTCTCGAGagcatggtttaatacataaacaatcactgaaatagtaaatttgaatgaaattagacaaaagtcattaaatcaaacaatctcaatagttcaaaagatatttttaaCGACAAAATTCAGGcaaatttggtacatgtcaaactTGAAGGAGCagaaatcctaattagcctaattaaaatgataatcaGCTGGAGAACTCCTCACCCAATACCAGCTGGACCTGCTCTTTCAAGTTAGTCAACCAACTAATCAACGACACCGGCGTATTATAGTGGCCATTTGGGTCTCTGCAATCTCTGGGCGCAGTACACACCCCACCTTCAAAAGCTTGACCTATTCCCGTCACTGACCGTTGATCCATGACTAATTCCGAACACCATGTCCAAAGGATCGCTTAGAAAGAAAAACCTCAATAAGCGCCTCAACTCCAATCCCAAATCTCCCATGGCAATTGGATCAATTCATTCGAGTTTCAGAAGAGGCTCTCTGATATTTGCCGTTTTCCTCATGCTTTGCGTGGTTGTTACACTGGGAATTTCGTCCAACATGTGGACCGTGCTCAAGCACGATGCTGCTTCTCCTGCAATTTACTCGATTGAGGTTGTCAATGAGTTCCCTCATGATTCTCAAGCCTTTACTCAGGTAAAATCTCTTGCGACATTTAGATCTTTTTTGCTTGATTATTCggaattttgtttttgtttttcattcTCTATTCACAGCATAAGatttaatatcattttaaaacaTTGGTCATTGATTCATGCAATAGTATTACACCTTCACGAATTAAAAACTAGATTCCAGGACTCATAATTCTTAATCTTATGGGTTATGTTTTTCTGAGTGAGTCAAaacttgaatattttatatggttaacTTTTGCCTATTTTGGTTTTCAGGGACTTGTCTATGCTGGCAATGACACCCTGTTTGAGTCAACTGGCTTATATGGACGGGTGAGCTGTGCCATTTAATTTTCTAAGATTTTCCATTGGCATAAGCCTCTTGTTGTTTTATGATTACCTacatttgaaaattattaaagatATTTTCTTTCCCTTTGTTGTTGTAAACCCAATACCTTAATAGATAATTTCTATGGTTTCCTGAACTCTGTAGAATGTTTCGATTTTATCTTTGTAGCAAAACACTTTTGTGGTCGGCCTCACAAACTAATATACAAACGGGTGTAGATTGTTTCATACATGTACAAGTAAATTTATAGTTAGGCTGTATATTTTTCATTACATCAAATTACATTTATCCTTTTTTTAGTGGGAGTTACTGTTGATGTTTCATCATTTGACCTTATTCTTTTCTGTTATTCCAGTCATCTGTGCGAAAGGTTGCTCTTCAAACCGGAAAGGTATTTTACTTAGTCATCTGTGATAATAATTTACTGTTTGAAATTATGTAGCTCCAAGTTTATTTATCAATGACATATTGTGGTTGATGTGATGGTTGTTGCTGCTAGATATAATCAATAGTTTGTTTTTGTGATTCTGTTGGTATTTTTTAGTTCATCCATGTGATTAACTTTAAGTGGCTGAGTGACTGGTTGTACTATTGCAATGAGCCAATGTTTTAAAAGTGGTGATCTTGTTTTTGTATGACAGGTCAATGTTCTTCAACAGATGGATAGTTCCTATTTTGGTGAGGGTTTGACTCTAATTGGCCGAAGGTCTGTGAAGAGAAATTTTAATGCAttattttcaactaaaaatGGAGAAACAAATGTCAATAATTAGCAGCACTCCGTTTCCATTGTTTTATCATACAAATGTTTTATAGTTTGACAAATCCTGATGCAATGTTGATAAGAAGTTATGTGCCCTTTTGCAGGCTGTTCCAAGTAACCTGGTTGACAGAAACTGGTTTCATCTATGACCGTTATAATTTAAGCAAAGTTAGTACTTTAACTCATACTtccattttcttttttgtttctaTACTTATATTTTTGGCTGATTGTTCCCattattacaataacatgaaGAAAATAACAGCTTCCTAGCCATTTTCCTTGAATTACTGTTGCCGTGTTCTTTTCTTGTTAGGAGCATATAGTAATGCAGAGATTGAATCGAATTATTCTTTTTAGAATGCCTAAAGATTGATGTCCAGGTTGTTGTCTTGATGAGTTTCATGGCTTTATGTTTTACCCAGTTCAAGAAATTTACTCATCAGATGAAAGACGGTTGGGGACTCGCAACTGATGACAAAGTGTTGTTTGGAAGTGATGGGACATCAACATTGTACAAGATTGACCCACGAACACTGAAAGGTTTGTTTGCTATTAAATTTTATCTTAgttctttcttttcttatttttacttTCATGCTAGAAACGGTAAAGGTAATTTTCTccactatattatatatatagttatatacaTGCATATTGATACATTTAGTGGCAGTAATTAATCCTAGTTTCTCTAGATGTCTGATTTCCTCCATTTGATGGTTGCAGTTCAGCTGTTCAATTAAGTTTTGTACTGATAAGCTCATTTCTTTTATTGCTTGATTTTCCTTTTTTCCATGACAGTCATCagtaaaaatatcttaaaatttaATGGCTATGAAGTACATAACATTAATGAGCTGGAGTTTATAGATGGCGAAGTTTGGGCAAATGTTTGGGGGGTAAGTTTTTTCATCACTTGCAGTACAAATGCGTTAACATCAAAAGTAGCGGCATTCCAATATTTCAGCTAAATATAATGTGtttatgaattaaaaaaattctgCTTTTCCCAAATTTTGTAGTTTAGGTAAGAAAATGTTTATGTTATCTGTTTTTTGTGCATGTTTGTAGGATGCATGGGAACCtacaataatattattatcCATTTTGGTGTTGGAAGTTTCGAATAAGCAATtagaaagtttttatttttttttagtgctATATCTGAGAAAGATAAAATTATGCATTGAGCTGTTCTGTATTGCCTTTCTTAATGTGATTTCTTTTTTAACAAGTTTTGTGTAGACAGACTGCATTGCTAGAATCTCGCCTGGGGAT is part of the Cannabis sativa cultivar Pink pepper isolate KNU-18-1 chromosome 5, ASM2916894v1, whole genome shotgun sequence genome and encodes:
- the LOC115717000 gene encoding glutaminyl-peptide cyclotransferase isoform X1, yielding MSKGSLRKKNLNKRLNSNPKSPMAIGSIHSSFRRGSLIFAVFLMLCVVVTLGISSNMWTVLKHDAASPAIYSIEVVNEFPHDSQAFTQGLVYAGNDTLFESTGLYGRSSVRKVALQTGKVNVLQQMDSSYFGEGLTLIGRRLFQVTWLTETGFIYDRYNLSKFKKFTHQMKDGWGLATDDKVLFGSDGTSTLYKIDPRTLKVISKNILKFNGYEVHNINELEFIDGEVWANVWGTDCIARISPGDGSMLGWILLPELREKLVRAGNQDIDVLNGIAWDRSRNRIFVTGKLWPKLFEIKLQPIKKQPSPGVIEQLCLRPPNNFGRP
- the LOC115717000 gene encoding glutaminyl-peptide cyclotransferase isoform X2, giving the protein MSKGSLRKKNLNKRLNSNPKSPMAIGSIHSSFRRGSLIFAVFLMLCVVVTLGISSNMWTVLKHDAASPAIYSIEVVNEFPHDSQAFTQSSVRKVALQTGKVNVLQQMDSSYFGEGLTLIGRRLFQVTWLTETGFIYDRYNLSKFKKFTHQMKDGWGLATDDKVLFGSDGTSTLYKIDPRTLKVISKNILKFNGYEVHNINELEFIDGEVWANVWGTDCIARISPGDGSMLGWILLPELREKLVRAGNQDIDVLNGIAWDRSRNRIFVTGKLWPKLFEIKLQPIKKQPSPGVIEQLCLRPPNNFGRP